The Rhodoflexus caldus genome has a window encoding:
- a CDS encoding T9SS type A sorting domain-containing protein yields the protein MIHLLPKITLRNLYQHKGFFFLWLALFSIPVSYAQKTLTGAGTPTTGTWTPSLPVAGDNIILANGATLTINADFTFGNVTMTGGGAATTIIINAGRTMNTGNIDIGEPTNNNTTNQINVGDGTLNAASITMPETANGNRRCGILIANGRANITNGVTMNTNTLSPRNFIRITGTGIFDLRGGNFTGGGQFEPVSATPPNQSRVIYSGSNNQNIIGTVNGYYHLELQHNGSSTKTLAAGTDVLGDLLAVGDASKPVFQLSTFNLIVSGTTTLRLATMADNSITGTTNLNNVIMQGGRINGTVTSSIFVNGNLSVNTNPTNSISEIGQVELTVLGTSQIAAGATLEWNNIQGEKILTGKVTINGAWNNTANENITLRGGLEHNGFSFNSGTGTYSFTTNNQNISGSSSIVFDGQVIVGGNVVLTNMVSEPTDGLVINGLLNGTDATSTFENRTLLRYAGLNQRPMNVGGLDADHPGNTIDYHATSGIQVVNTSGTPFITVYHHLIISGGGEKRWVNTVAAATVTRAINGNLTITGGTLVLTHTATQPVINVAGNFLQEGGTLNLSSRDVDNGFAQLNIAGSFTQNAGTVTITGNSAGAVSSLVRLNGTAMQTAFQNSAVNWERGTFAVSNNSRVMLTSNFSASRLRLETGVLQTGATGMEYEFRVTDDAPAAVSGHVVAGFNFSTLSYASAPNNYVFGKLRRNVQNVNNVIYDFPVGSNTRYELARLTITTSLNVSHVTAWFNNTDALTSFSVPSCIRAYSPCAGGFWTFEPDTPISGTYAMQLFPNGFTCGASNVCGGPTIARRANATAAWGFSGSTFAANYTRTGFSAFSDFVPVFEDQLTPVEWVSFTAAKQETSALLQWATAWEKDAETFGIEKSADGKRWINIGQVAARGNSNQLTNYQFVDKEPFTGINYYRLAQRDFDGTIHYSGIVSLVWEGSAGMVRTLRLFPNPARSGSEVYFNDVFQSASIVVLDMSGREVHQQNLSGESALQLPMLANGVYLLKIATAGQQTTLRLVVE from the coding sequence ATGATACATTTACTGCCAAAGATTACTTTGCGTAATCTTTATCAACATAAAGGATTTTTTTTTCTATGGTTAGCGCTGTTTAGCATACCGGTTAGTTATGCGCAAAAAACGCTTACAGGCGCAGGAACGCCTACCACGGGTACATGGACTCCCTCATTGCCTGTAGCGGGTGATAATATAATCTTGGCCAACGGTGCTACCCTCACAATTAATGCGGACTTTACATTCGGCAATGTTACTATGACAGGCGGTGGTGCTGCCACTACCATTATTATTAATGCAGGCCGCACAATGAATACCGGCAATATAGACATTGGCGAACCGACAAATAATAACACCACCAACCAAATTAATGTAGGCGATGGAACGCTGAATGCCGCTTCTATCACCATGCCTGAAACAGCTAACGGTAACCGTCGCTGCGGGATACTCATTGCCAATGGCAGGGCCAATATTACCAATGGCGTAACCATGAATACCAATACGCTCTCACCACGTAACTTTATTCGCATTACAGGCACAGGTATTTTTGACCTGCGCGGAGGTAACTTCACGGGTGGCGGTCAATTTGAGCCGGTAAGTGCTACACCACCCAACCAATCCAGAGTGATTTACAGCGGCAGCAACAACCAAAATATCATCGGCACGGTCAATGGCTACTACCACTTAGAGCTGCAACACAACGGCAGCAGTACCAAAACGCTGGCCGCAGGCACAGATGTTTTAGGCGACTTGCTGGCCGTAGGCGATGCCTCAAAACCTGTCTTTCAGTTGTCAACCTTCAACCTGATAGTGTCAGGAACTACTACGCTCAGGCTGGCAACTATGGCAGATAACAGCATAACAGGCACTACGAATCTAAATAATGTCATTATGCAAGGGGGTAGAATTAACGGCACTGTTACCTCCTCTATATTCGTGAACGGCAACCTCTCGGTTAATACCAATCCTACCAACTCCATTTCCGAAATAGGGCAGGTAGAACTTACCGTGCTGGGAACTTCCCAGATTGCAGCCGGAGCAACTTTGGAGTGGAATAACATACAAGGTGAAAAAATTTTAACGGGAAAAGTTACCATCAACGGCGCATGGAACAACACCGCCAACGAAAACATCACCTTGCGGGGCGGTTTGGAACATAACGGATTCAGTTTCAACTCAGGAACAGGCACTTACAGTTTCACGACCAATAACCAAAACATCAGTGGAAGCAGTAGCATTGTATTTGATGGTCAGGTAATTGTAGGGGGCAATGTAGTGCTCACCAACATGGTCAGCGAACCGACAGACGGCTTGGTGATTAACGGCTTGCTGAATGGCACCGACGCCACCTCTACTTTTGAAAACCGCACACTTTTGCGCTACGCTGGTCTGAATCAGCGCCCGATGAATGTCGGTGGACTGGATGCTGACCACCCTGGCAATACGATAGACTATCACGCCACATCAGGGATTCAGGTTGTTAACACATCGGGAACACCATTTATAACTGTTTATCACCACTTAATCATTTCAGGGGGAGGAGAAAAACGTTGGGTGAATACTGTGGCTGCCGCTACGGTAACGCGTGCTATCAATGGCAACCTGACTATTACAGGAGGAACATTAGTGCTTACACATACTGCCACTCAGCCTGTAATTAATGTGGCAGGAAATTTTTTACAAGAAGGCGGCACGCTCAATCTTTCTTCACGCGATGTGGACAATGGCTTTGCACAACTCAATATCGCCGGCAGTTTCACCCAAAATGCGGGAACGGTAACAATTACGGGCAACAGCGCCGGAGCAGTCAGCAGTTTAGTCCGCCTGAACGGAACAGCTATGCAGACTGCCTTTCAGAACTCTGCTGTCAATTGGGAGCGCGGAACTTTTGCCGTCAGCAATAACAGCCGCGTGATGCTAACCAGTAATTTCAGCGCCTCACGGCTGCGGCTGGAAACAGGCGTGCTGCAAACCGGCGCTACAGGCATGGAATATGAGTTTCGCGTAACAGATGATGCCCCTGCTGCTGTCAGCGGGCATGTAGTGGCAGGCTTTAACTTCAGTACACTTTCCTACGCCTCTGCACCCAACAATTATGTATTTGGCAAATTGCGCCGCAATGTGCAGAACGTTAATAATGTTATTTATGACTTCCCCGTAGGCAGTAATACCCGCTATGAGTTAGCCCGCCTAACCATCACTACCTCTCTGAATGTATCGCACGTAACCGCTTGGTTTAACAACACCGATGCCCTGACAAGTTTTTCCGTTCCAAGTTGTATCCGCGCTTACAGCCCCTGCGCGGGTGGCTTTTGGACATTTGAGCCCGATACGCCTATTTCAGGCACTTATGCGATGCAATTATTCCCCAACGGCTTTACCTGTGGCGCCAGCAATGTTTGCGGAGGCCCGACCATTGCACGCCGTGCCAATGCAACGGCCGCATGGGGTTTTTCGGGCAGTACCTTTGCCGCTAACTATACCCGCACAGGCTTTTCTGCCTTTTCCGACTTTGTCCCTGTATTTGAAGACCAACTTACACCCGTGGAATGGGTGAGTTTCACGGCTGCCAAGCAGGAAACCTCAGCGCTGCTGCAATGGGCAACCGCATGGGAAAAAGATGCCGAAACTTTTGGCATTGAGAAAAGTGCCGACGGCAAACGCTGGATAAATATCGGCCAAGTGGCCGCCAGAGGCAACAGCAACCAATTGACCAACTACCAATTTGTTGATAAAGAGCCTTTTACCGGTATCAACTACTACCGCCTTGCACAACGCGATTTTGACGGTACGATTCACTATTCGGGCATTGTAAGTCTTGTTTGGGAGGGAAGCGCAGGCATGGTACGTACCTTGCGCCTATTCCCGAATCCTGCGCGTTCGGGCAGCGAAGTTTATTTTAACGATGTGTTTCAGTCTGCAAGTATCGTCGTTTTAGATATGTCGGGGCGTGAAGTGCATCAACAAAACCTCTCGGGCGAATCAGCCTTGCAACTGCCCATGCTGGCAAACGGGGTGTATCTTTTGAAAATTGCAACGGCCGGACAGCAGACAACACTTCGGCTGGTAGTGGAGTGA
- a CDS encoding RecQ family ATP-dependent DNA helicase gives MHTTDIHALLKQYWGYDAFRPLQEDIIRHVLAGSDALALLPTGGGKSVCFQVPTLAMGGLCIVVSPLIALMKDQVEQLNRRGIHAVAIYSGMTQKAIDIALDNCIHAQSHPVRFLYVSPERLQTELFRTRASKMNICLLAIDEAHCISQWGYDFRPPYLEIAAFREHIGINIPCLALTATATPEVQQDIQEKLLFRQGSRVFRKSFLRDNLSYSVFETEDVYNRLLRVLAGVPGTSVVYANTRRETEEIARWLRQNSVSADFYHAGLPPQERSAKQDAWIKGKTRVIVATNAFGMGIDKPDVRSVIHLAPPASPEAYYQEAGRGGRDGKRAYAVLLYKPDEIRHLTQRVEQSYPDVEILATVYHRLANYLQMPVGVAPPAPQEFDMEHFLQTFKAAGLAIATPTAFQALNRLEELGLIQRNEASETQDKFLFQAAFEEIYRFQVAHAAFEPLLKYLLRNFGGEAFSDFTPFSISRAATLLKVSPSEIVKQLQVLEQQGIICFAPARTKPQIRFTMPRMRADYFRIDKSFYQLRKQQAMSKALAIVNYLQTKGCRQQALLTYFGERRETPCGICDNCMAAKKQAINKLADVYESAVSEHLSKQPLLPDELLRKVLPDNETVFAETLRQMVARGLIKYLENGKIALQAKKNRNTDGAD, from the coding sequence ATGCACACCACCGACATACATGCACTGCTGAAACAGTACTGGGGCTATGATGCTTTTCGACCCTTGCAGGAGGATATCATCCGCCATGTGTTGGCAGGTAGCGATGCGCTTGCATTGTTGCCTACGGGCGGGGGTAAATCGGTTTGTTTTCAAGTACCGACACTGGCAATGGGAGGGCTGTGCATTGTTGTTTCGCCGCTGATTGCCCTGATGAAAGACCAGGTAGAGCAACTCAACCGCAGGGGAATACATGCAGTGGCTATTTACAGCGGCATGACGCAAAAGGCAATAGATATTGCGTTAGACAATTGCATTCACGCACAGTCCCATCCGGTGCGCTTCCTGTATGTTTCACCCGAGCGGTTGCAAACAGAACTGTTTCGTACACGGGCAAGTAAAATGAATATTTGCCTGCTGGCCATTGATGAGGCGCACTGTATTTCGCAATGGGGCTACGATTTCAGGCCGCCCTATTTGGAAATTGCTGCATTCCGCGAGCATATCGGCATAAATATCCCCTGCCTTGCACTCACCGCTACGGCCACCCCCGAAGTGCAGCAGGACATACAGGAAAAATTGCTTTTCAGGCAAGGCAGCCGCGTATTTCGGAAAAGTTTCCTGCGCGATAACCTGTCCTATTCTGTTTTTGAAACCGAAGATGTTTACAACCGCCTGTTGCGGGTGTTGGCAGGAGTGCCCGGCACCTCGGTTGTATATGCGAACACACGCCGCGAAACCGAAGAAATAGCCCGATGGCTGCGGCAAAACAGTGTTTCGGCTGACTTTTACCATGCCGGATTGCCGCCGCAGGAAAGGTCGGCTAAGCAGGATGCATGGATTAAAGGCAAAACGCGCGTGATAGTAGCTACCAATGCCTTTGGGATGGGCATTGACAAACCCGATGTGCGTTCGGTGATACACTTAGCTCCGCCGGCATCGCCCGAGGCCTACTATCAGGAAGCAGGGAGAGGAGGCCGCGACGGTAAACGTGCCTATGCCGTTTTACTTTACAAACCCGACGAAATCCGGCATTTGACCCAAAGAGTCGAGCAAAGCTATCCCGATGTGGAAATATTGGCTACCGTTTACCATCGGCTGGCCAATTACCTCCAAATGCCTGTTGGTGTAGCGCCGCCTGCTCCGCAGGAGTTTGATATGGAGCACTTTCTGCAAACTTTTAAGGCTGCCGGCTTGGCTATTGCAACACCGACTGCTTTTCAGGCGCTCAATCGCTTAGAGGAGTTGGGGCTGATTCAGCGCAATGAGGCCTCCGAAACACAGGATAAGTTCCTGTTTCAGGCAGCATTTGAAGAAATTTACCGCTTTCAGGTAGCTCATGCAGCTTTCGAACCTTTGTTGAAATACCTGCTTCGCAACTTTGGCGGCGAGGCTTTCTCCGATTTTACGCCTTTTTCAATCAGTCGGGCGGCAACCTTGCTGAAAGTCAGCCCATCTGAAATTGTGAAACAATTACAAGTATTGGAACAGCAGGGGATAATCTGTTTTGCGCCTGCCCGTACCAAACCTCAAATCAGGTTTACCATGCCGCGCATGAGGGCAGATTACTTTCGGATAGACAAAAGTTTCTATCAGTTGCGCAAGCAGCAGGCAATGAGCAAGGCCTTGGCGATTGTCAATTACCTGCAAACCAAAGGCTGTCGCCAACAAGCCCTGCTTACTTATTTTGGCGAACGGCGCGAAACACCTTGCGGCATTTGCGACAACTGCATGGCTGCAAAAAAGCAGGCAATCAATAAGTTAGCCGATGTGTATGAATCGGCCGTCAGTGAACATTTGAGCAAACAACCTCTGCTGCCCGATGAGCTTCTGCGCAAAGTTTTGCCCGACAATGAAACCGTTTTCGCCGAAACGCTGCGGCAAATGGTAGCGCGCGGCCTGATAAAATATCTGGAAAACGGAAAAATCGCGCTCCAAGCAAAAAAAAATCGGAACACAGACGGTGCGGATTAG
- a CDS encoding peroxiredoxin, translating to MENQQTYAMPRIGDKAPDFESLTTLGKIKFSDYNKGKWVIFFSHPADFTPVCTTEMTGFAKEKQFFADHNTLLMGLSIDSIHAHIAWVNAVYEKTGVLFEFPIVADIDMSVSKLYGMLQPGESETAAVRAVFFIDPEGIIRLIMYYPLNIGRNMEEIKRALVALQTASENKVACPLDWQPGDKVIVPAPKTLEELVARKASNLEMVDWYLAKKSL from the coding sequence ATGGAAAATCAACAAACATATGCCATGCCGCGCATCGGCGACAAAGCTCCTGATTTTGAATCACTTACCACGCTTGGCAAAATTAAATTTTCAGACTACAACAAAGGCAAGTGGGTTATCTTCTTCTCTCACCCTGCTGACTTCACCCCTGTTTGTACCACTGAAATGACAGGTTTTGCCAAAGAAAAACAATTCTTTGCCGACCACAACACCCTGCTGATGGGGCTTAGCATTGACAGCATCCACGCACACATTGCATGGGTAAATGCTGTGTATGAAAAAACAGGTGTGCTGTTTGAGTTCCCGATTGTAGCCGATATAGACATGAGCGTATCTAAATTGTACGGCATGTTGCAACCCGGCGAAAGCGAAACAGCCGCCGTTCGCGCCGTGTTTTTCATTGACCCGGAAGGCATTATTCGCTTGATTATGTACTATCCGCTGAACATCGGTCGCAACATGGAAGAAATCAAACGTGCGCTGGTGGCTCTGCAAACTGCTTCGGAAAACAAAGTAGCTTGCCCACTGGATTGGCAGCCCGGCGATAAGGTTATCGTTCCTGCGCCAAAAACACTGGAAGAACTTGTAGCCCGCAAAGCCAGCAATTTGGAAATGGTAGATTGGTATTTGGCGAAAAAGTCGCTGTAA
- the nadE gene encoding NAD(+) synthase → MQLIKVAGAVLNQTPLAWVQNKRNILSAIGQARAEQVSILCLPELCITGYGCEDMFYAPGVHQTALQVLEEIRPHTEGMAVCVGLPLMYQNRIFNTACLLVNGEIVGFVAKRFLAGNGIHYEPRWFTPWPEDEQVQISINGKKYPLGDIYFNVGGVKIGFEICEDAWVANRPGRKLYRYGVDVLLNPSASHFAFQKLEVRKRFVLEGSRAFGTAYVYANLLGNEAGRAIYDGGTLIASSGQLLAVGERLTFHDYLLTSAVVDIQEARMAQAQASTVFNIPELQENCIEADFHFPDILPVVQQAKDAAWEKSEHLQEEEFARALALGLYDYMRKSYSRGFVVSLSGGADSSAISCCVRLMLELGIQSIGLEAFKAKLGYWQAIQPCQTSKEMMRLMLTTAYQATRNSGEVTRTAARELAHSLGATFYELDVDAVVEGYKQMVADSIGRPLSWATDDIALQNVQARVRSPSIWMLTNLSGGLLLSTSNRSEAAVGYATMDGDTSGGLSPIAGIDKAFLRQWLRWLEKKGILLADGSYLTVPELRYVNEQAPTAELRPPDRKQTDEDDLMPYDLLDAIEEAAIRDKKMPIECFELMRIRFPQYTILQLHEWVKRFFRLWCRNQWKRERYAPSFHLDDKNLDPKTWCRFPILSGGYEWELQQLDNYVTTKY, encoded by the coding sequence ATGCAACTCATCAAAGTGGCCGGGGCTGTACTGAATCAGACACCCTTGGCATGGGTTCAAAACAAGCGAAATATACTATCGGCCATTGGTCAGGCACGCGCCGAGCAGGTAAGCATCCTCTGCCTGCCGGAACTTTGCATCACGGGCTATGGCTGCGAGGATATGTTTTACGCACCCGGTGTGCATCAGACTGCCTTACAGGTTTTGGAAGAAATCAGGCCGCATACCGAAGGAATGGCCGTATGTGTCGGCTTGCCGTTGATGTACCAAAACCGCATTTTCAATACAGCCTGTTTGCTGGTAAATGGCGAAATTGTCGGGTTTGTTGCCAAGCGATTTTTGGCAGGTAACGGCATCCACTACGAGCCGCGTTGGTTTACGCCTTGGCCTGAAGACGAGCAAGTGCAAATCAGCATCAACGGCAAAAAATATCCGCTGGGCGATATTTATTTCAACGTCGGTGGCGTAAAAATCGGTTTTGAGATTTGCGAAGACGCGTGGGTTGCTAATCGCCCGGGGCGGAAATTATACCGCTACGGCGTGGATGTACTGCTCAACCCAAGTGCAAGCCATTTTGCTTTTCAGAAGTTGGAAGTGCGCAAGCGCTTTGTGCTGGAAGGCAGCCGTGCGTTCGGTACGGCTTATGTTTACGCCAATTTGTTGGGCAACGAAGCGGGTAGAGCTATTTACGACGGCGGCACGCTCATTGCCTCATCGGGGCAATTGCTGGCAGTAGGTGAGCGGCTGACTTTCCACGACTATCTGCTGACTTCTGCTGTGGTGGACATTCAGGAAGCCCGTATGGCACAGGCGCAGGCAAGCACGGTTTTTAACATCCCCGAATTGCAGGAAAATTGCATTGAGGCCGATTTTCATTTCCCCGACATACTGCCCGTGGTGCAACAGGCCAAAGATGCCGCATGGGAAAAAAGTGAACATTTACAGGAGGAAGAATTTGCACGCGCCCTTGCACTGGGATTGTATGATTACATGCGCAAGAGCTATTCACGCGGATTTGTGGTGTCGCTCAGCGGCGGTGCGGATTCGTCTGCTATCAGTTGCTGTGTGCGCCTGATGCTTGAATTAGGTATCCAAAGCATTGGCTTGGAAGCATTTAAAGCGAAGTTGGGCTATTGGCAGGCGATTCAGCCGTGCCAAACTTCAAAAGAAATGATGCGCCTGATGCTTACGACTGCCTACCAAGCAACGCGCAATAGCGGCGAGGTTACGCGCACGGCAGCCCGTGAGTTGGCACACAGCTTAGGCGCTACTTTCTATGAGTTAGACGTAGATGCAGTAGTAGAAGGCTATAAGCAAATGGTTGCCGATAGCATCGGCAGGCCATTGAGTTGGGCTACCGACGACATCGCCCTGCAAAACGTACAGGCGCGGGTGCGCAGCCCAAGTATCTGGATGCTGACCAACCTCAGCGGCGGGCTGCTGTTATCTACTTCCAACCGCTCAGAGGCGGCGGTAGGGTATGCCACTATGGATGGCGATACCTCAGGCGGCCTTAGCCCCATTGCAGGCATTGATAAAGCATTTTTGAGACAGTGGCTGCGCTGGTTAGAAAAGAAAGGTATTTTGCTTGCCGATGGCAGCTACTTGACCGTTCCGGAATTACGCTATGTAAACGAACAAGCCCCAACGGCAGAACTGCGCCCACCCGACCGCAAACAAACCGACGAAGACGATTTGATGCCCTACGACCTGCTGGATGCGATAGAAGAAGCTGCCATCCGCGACAAAAAAATGCCGATTGAATGCTTTGAACTCATGCGGATTCGTTTTCCGCAATATACCATTCTGCAACTGCATGAGTGGGTCAAACGCTTTTTCCGCCTGTGGTGCCGCAACCAGTGGAAACGCGAGCGGTATGCGCCATCATTCCATCTGGACGACAAGAATTTAGACCCCAAAACGTGGTGCCGCTTCCCGATTCTTTCGGGGGGCTATGAGTGGGAACTGCAACAGTTGGACAATTACGTTACGACAAAATATTGA
- a CDS encoding LytR/AlgR family response regulator transcription factor, producing the protein MNCIIVDDDAFSRTVIRQLVKRTTNLELVAECSSAIEAYQLLKNIEVDIIFLDVEMPEMSGLDLLKTLKKMPQIIVVTGNKNYAVEAFDYDVTDFLVKPVEYPRFLRAVDRAESNLQRETSKLQLPPVKAVAEPVVKRVQPEIMATPQEAAQGENFFVKTKDDGRIVHLQTNEIEFIEALSDYVEIHTLSGNCYVVHSTMKGMEKKLPENTFVRVHRSFIINTDCIRSIEDDKVVMPNREIPIGNSYRSGFLSSLNILS; encoded by the coding sequence ATGAATTGCATTATTGTAGATGATGACGCTTTCTCCCGCACCGTAATTAGACAATTGGTAAAGCGGACTACCAACCTCGAGCTAGTAGCCGAATGCAGCAGTGCGATTGAAGCCTATCAGCTATTGAAAAACATAGAAGTGGATATCATTTTTTTGGACGTGGAAATGCCGGAAATGTCGGGGTTGGATTTGCTGAAAACCCTCAAAAAAATGCCGCAGATTATTGTCGTTACGGGCAATAAGAACTATGCGGTAGAGGCTTTTGACTACGACGTAACCGATTTTTTGGTAAAGCCCGTAGAATATCCGCGTTTTTTGCGCGCCGTTGACCGCGCCGAAAGCAACCTGCAACGCGAAACTTCCAAATTGCAACTGCCGCCTGTAAAGGCCGTTGCCGAACCTGTCGTAAAACGCGTGCAGCCGGAAATTATGGCCACACCACAGGAAGCCGCTCAGGGTGAAAATTTCTTTGTGAAAACCAAAGATGACGGGCGAATCGTACACCTGCAAACCAATGAAATAGAGTTCATTGAGGCACTTTCCGACTATGTAGAAATCCATACCCTTTCAGGTAACTGCTACGTGGTTCACAGCACCATGAAGGGCATGGAAAAGAAACTGCCCGAAAATACCTTTGTCCGCGTACATCGCTCGTTCATCATCAATACGGATTGCATCCGCTCCATTGAAGACGACAAAGTAGTGATGCCTAACCGCGAAATTCCTATCGGAAACTCTTACCGTTCGGGATTTTTAAGCAGCCTCAATATTTTGTCGTAA
- a CDS encoding riboflavin synthase gives MFTGIIEALGKVAAIRRDKSNIHLHITSPVSHELKIDQSVSHNGVCLTVVAIENDTHVVTAIQETLDKTNLGTLQVGSLVNLERCMPATGRFDGHFVQGHVDQTGLCTRIADENGSWRYTFTYDASVGNFTVEKGSIAVNGVSLTVVDSKIGEFSVAIIPYTYEHTTFHSLRVGDRVNLEFDILGKYIKRIMDLHMPAAAK, from the coding sequence ATGTTCACAGGCATCATTGAAGCATTGGGCAAAGTAGCGGCCATTCGTCGGGATAAAAGTAATATCCACCTGCATATCACTTCGCCTGTTTCGCATGAGTTGAAAATAGACCAGAGCGTTTCGCACAACGGTGTATGCCTGACCGTTGTAGCCATTGAAAACGACACGCACGTTGTTACAGCCATTCAGGAAACATTGGATAAAACCAATTTGGGAACGCTCCAAGTCGGCTCTTTGGTCAATTTAGAACGCTGTATGCCTGCCACAGGCCGCTTTGACGGACATTTTGTGCAGGGACACGTAGACCAGACAGGCCTTTGCACCCGCATTGCCGATGAAAACGGCAGTTGGCGCTATACGTTCACCTACGATGCCTCTGTTGGCAACTTTACCGTTGAAAAGGGCTCTATTGCCGTCAATGGGGTGAGCCTGACGGTGGTGGACAGCAAAATCGGAGAGTTCAGCGTTGCCATTATTCCCTATACCTACGAACACACCACCTTCCACAGCCTTCGGGTTGGCGACCGCGTAAATCTGGAATTTGATATATTAGGCAAGTACATCAAGCGCATTATGGATTTGCACATGCCTGCTGCCGCTAAATAA
- a CDS encoding MFS transporter, whose translation MQKKDDPRIIHAWCMYDWANSAYMLVISSTLFPVYYNSVTRSAFNGDIVDFLGWRVSNTVLYSYSLAFAFLLAALLSPLLAGIADYGRFRKPMMRFFTLLGSLACIGLFFFEGDNIVWGILCNILACFGYTGSLVFYNAYLPEIASRNRLDSVSARGFAYGYMGGVVLLVINLIMVQQPQWFGIINQSSAVRLSLASVGIWWIVFAQYTFWYLETARKESDIYTNILTRGYDKLRSVWKQLQHLKSTQYYLVAFFFYSMGVQTVMLLAATFGEKEIKMSADKLIITVLIIQLIAIPGGYLFAWLAKSVSNRLSINIMLGLWLVVCMGAYVVQEETGFYLLAALVGLIMGGIQSVSRSTYTKLIPKDTADNTSFFSFYDVVEKVSIIGGTFTFGLVEQITQSMRNSALALGVFFILGLLVMTLVHVPRHRVLLRRIAS comes from the coding sequence ATGCAAAAAAAGGATGACCCGCGTATCATACACGCATGGTGTATGTACGACTGGGCTAATTCGGCTTACATGCTGGTAATTAGCTCAACACTTTTTCCGGTATATTACAATTCGGTTACACGTAGCGCTTTTAATGGAGATATTGTTGATTTTCTTGGCTGGCGCGTGAGTAATACTGTTTTATATTCATATTCCCTTGCTTTCGCTTTTTTGTTGGCGGCGCTGCTTTCGCCGCTGCTGGCGGGCATTGCCGACTACGGCAGGTTTCGCAAACCGATGATGCGTTTTTTTACCCTGCTTGGTTCGCTGGCCTGTATCGGTTTGTTCTTTTTTGAAGGAGATAATATTGTCTGGGGTATTTTGTGTAACATTTTGGCCTGCTTTGGCTATACGGGCAGTTTGGTTTTTTACAACGCCTACCTGCCCGAAATTGCAAGCCGCAACCGTTTAGACAGTGTGAGTGCCCGTGGTTTTGCCTATGGTTATATGGGTGGTGTGGTGCTGTTAGTCATCAATCTGATAATGGTGCAGCAACCCCAATGGTTTGGGATTATCAATCAGTCGTCGGCCGTGCGCTTATCGCTGGCTTCTGTCGGGATTTGGTGGATTGTTTTTGCACAATATACTTTCTGGTATCTGGAAACCGCCCGCAAAGAGTCGGATATTTACACCAATATACTTACGCGCGGTTATGATAAACTGCGGTCGGTGTGGAAGCAGTTGCAACACCTGAAATCTACGCAATATTACCTGGTTGCCTTTTTCTTTTACAGCATGGGCGTACAAACCGTTATGCTGCTGGCAGCCACGTTTGGCGAAAAAGAAATTAAAATGAGTGCCGACAAGCTCATTATTACCGTGCTCATTATTCAACTGATTGCCATACCTGGCGGCTATTTGTTTGCATGGCTTGCCAAATCGGTAAGTAACCGCCTGTCTATCAACATTATGCTGGGGCTTTGGTTAGTGGTTTGCATGGGGGCTTATGTGGTGCAGGAAGAAACCGGATTCTATTTGCTGGCAGCGCTTGTAGGGCTGATTATGGGCGGTATCCAATCGGTTTCGCGTTCTACCTATACCAAACTGATTCCCAAAGATACGGCAGACAATACGTCATTTTTCAGTTTTTATGATGTGGTGGAGAAAGTTTCCATCATTGGCGGCACATTCACCTTTGGTCTGGTAGAACAAATCACCCAAAGCATGAGAAACAGTGCGCTCGCTTTGGGTGTGTTTTTTATTCTGGGACTGTTGGTGATGACTCTTGTGCACGTGCCACGCCACAGGGTGCTTCTGAGGCGAATTGCATCATAG